The following coding sequences are from one Carassius auratus strain Wakin chromosome 15, ASM336829v1, whole genome shotgun sequence window:
- the nmd3 gene encoding 60S ribosomal export protein NMD3 — translation MEYMQAPPSSSQGHILCCMCGIAIPPNPANMCVSCLRNKVDISEGIPKQVTVHFCRQCERYLQPPGTWLQCALESRELLALCLKKLKASMTKVRLIDAGFLWTEPHSKRIKMKLSIQKEVMNGAILQQVFVVEFVIQPQMCDDCHRVEAKDFWKAVVQVRQKTVHKKTFYYLEQLILKHKLHQSTVRIKEIHEGIDFYYASKQHAQKMVDFLQCTVPCRSKASQRLISHDVHTNTYNYKSTFSVEIVPVCKDNVVCLSPRLAQSLGNMGQVCVCIRVTSSIHLIDPNTLQIAEVEGNTFWRHPFSSLCSPRQLEEFIVMDIDIIRGQRLGAGAGLRSNKHTLAEVWVQKTSEMDSRHQYHCRTFLGHLLNIGDLVLGFDFANANINDEFLNKMNPHHVPDVVLIKKSYDRMKRVKNRVWKLKELEREREATDTDDERQYNEFLEDLEEDELLRKNVNIFRDASKVPVESETDDEGAPRISLEEMMEDLSLSDATGGAGADMMTD, via the exons ATGGAGTACATGCAAGCCCCCCCATCAAGCAGCCAAGGCCACAT ACTCTGCTGCATGTGTGGCATCGCCATTCCTCCAAACCCAGCCAACATGTGCGTCTCCTGCTTGAGGAACAAAGTGGACATCTCCGAAGGGATTCCCAAACAAGTCACCGTGCACTTCTGCAGACAGTGTGAACG GTACCTGCAGCCTCCAGGGACGTGGCTCCAGTGCGCTCTGGAGTCCAGGGAGCTTCTGGCTCTGTGTCTTAAGAAACTCAAGGCTTCCATGACCAAG GTCAGACTGATCGACGCTGGCTTCTTGTGGACGGAGCCGCACTCGAAGAGGATCAAGATGAAGCTGAGCATCCAGAAGGAG gtgatgaACGGAGCCATCCTGCAGCAGGTGTTCGTGGTGGAGTTCGTCATTCAGCCTCAGATGTGTGACGACTGTCATCGAGTGGAGGCCAAAGACTTCTGGAAGGCAGTCGTGCAAGTCAGACAGAAG ACTGTCCACAAAAAGACCTTCTACTACCTGGAGCAGCTGATCCTGAAGCACAAGCTGCATCAGAGCACAGTGCGCATCAAGGAGATTCATG AGGGCATTGATTTTTACTACGCCTCTAAGCAGCACGCTCAGAAGATGGTGGATTTCCTGCAGTGCACCGTTCCCTGCAG GTCGAAGGCGTCTCAGCGCTTGATCTCTCATGATGttcacaccaatacctacaactACAAGAGCACCTTCTCTGTGGAGATTGTTCCTGTGTGCAAG GATAACGTGGTGTGTCTGTCTCCACGGCTCGCCCAGAGTCTGGGAAACATGGGTCAGGTGTGTGTCTGCATCCGGGTCACCAGCTCGATACACCTGATCGACCCCAACACCCTGCAGA TCGCTGAGGTGGAGGGGAACACATTCTGGCGTCACCCGTTCAGCAGTCTGTGCAGCCCTCGGCAGCTGGAGGAGTTCATCGTGATGGACATCGACATCATCAGAGGTCAGAGGTTAGGAGCCGGCGCCGGGCTCAGATCCAATAAG CACACGTTGGCTGAGGTTTGGGTTCAGAAGACGTCAGAGATGGACTCCAGGCATCAGTATCACTGCAGAACGTTCCTGGGTCACCTGCTGAACATCGGAGATCTGGTGCTGGG TTTTGATTTTGCCAATGCCAATATCAATGATGAGTTCCTCAATAAGATGAACCCTCACCATGTTCCTGATGTG GTGCTGATTAAGAAGAGTTATGACCGCATGAAGCGGGTGAAGAACCGCGTGTGGAAGCTGAAGGagctggagcgagagagagaagctACAGACACCGATGATGAGAG ACAATACAATGAATTCCTGGAGGACCTGGAGGAAGATGAGCTGCTGAGGAAGAACGTCAACATCTTCAGAG ATGCTTCAAAGGTCCCTGTGGAGAGCGAGACGGATGACGAGGGCGCTCCCAGGATCTCTCTGGAGGAGATGATGGAGGATCTGAGTCTGAGTGACGCCACCGGTGGAGCAGGAGCCGATATGATGACTGATTAA